The Deinococcus roseus genome includes the window CTCTCAGCAGTTCCTGGTCCAGCGTGAGGGAAGGTGGAGCGGGCTGCTCGGGTTTGGCTGCTTTGGCCTTGGCCAGTTGCATTTCCCGCAGGGTGCTCATGGGCAGCACCACCAGGTAATACACCACCGCAGCGGTGATCACAAAAGTCAGCACCACCGAAATGAAATCCCCATACAGAAAATCCACGCCAGCAAAGGTGAATTTTCCGCCCTTGAGCACCCCCTGCTGCACCCCGCCGGTGGCCAGTTTGATCATGGGGTTGATGAAAGCATTGGTGAACGAGGTCACCACCCCACTGAAAGCCGCTCCGATCACCACCCCCACCGCCAGATCCACAACGTTGCCCCGCATGATGAAATCTTTAAATCCTGCCATGCTGATCCTCCCTGAGAGGATCATAACAGATGTGCATCATCCACACACCCGTCCCAGCCTCCCGTTCACAGTGCATTCACAGAAGCAGCAATTCCCTTTCACACGTCTGGGCTTACCTTAAGAACACGCCAGAAGGAACTGGTTCAAAGGAGAAAAAACACATGGACGTGATCATCAACAATCCCGCAGCACCCGCACAGTTTCAGGCCCCCGCTCAACTTCAGGGACAGGTTTACGCTCCCGCCCAGCCCCAGTTTTACGGCAATGGCTACGGCTTTCAGGGCCATCACCACCACGGCGGCTTCCCACTGCTGCTGCCCCTGCTGATCATTGGAGGCATTGTGCTGGCCAAGAAAATGAAACGCAGGCGCTGGGCCGAAATGCGAAGTGCACGGGGAAGCCAGGGTGTGAAAGACAGCCAGCAGGAATGGAACCCCAGAGACTTCTTCGAGAAGAAATCCGGCTGGTGGAACAAACAGGACTCCGCCGTGGAAATTGCCCGTGAGCGCTATGCAAGGGGAGAAATCTCTCTGGAACAACTGCAGGTGATCACGAAGACGCTGCAGGAGTGATCGAGGCAGGAGTGAACGAGACACCAAGTCAAAAGCCAGCCCCCGACAGGCTGGCTTTTGACTACATTGAGAGGAGAAGCGTGGATTTGTGAGGTTGGCTCAGTCGGTGGCTGAGGTGGAGAGGATCACGGGAGCACCGAGGGGGTTTTTGTCGTCGTCAGCGTAAGAGAGGTCGCTGCCGCTGTAGCCTTCTTCGGCGTGCTCGGAGAGGTCCATGCCAGTGGTTTCCTTGTTGGGGGCCACACGGAGTCCCATGATGGCGTCGATGATCTTGAGGATCACGAAGGTGCCCACACCAGAGAGAGCGATGGAGAACAGGATGCTGATGGCCTGAATGCCCACTTGCTCGAGGGTGCCTTTGCCAGCACCGGTGCTGAAAGCGAAAGCTCCGGTCAGCAGGGCTCCAACCATGCCACCCACACCGTGGCAGGCGAAGACATCGAGGGCGTCATCGGCGTTGATTTTGTTCTTGAGTTGCACCACTGCGAAGGAGATGCTGGCAGCCACCAGACCGATCACGATGGCGTAGACAGGGCTGACAAATCCAGCGGCGGGGGTGATGGCAACGAGGCCCACAACGGAACCAGTGGCAGCACCGACAGCACTGGGTTTCTGACCGCGAATGACTTCCCAGAGGAGCCAGGCGAGCATGGCGGCACTGGTGGCGGTGCTGGTGGTGATGAAGGCCAGGGAAGCACTGCCGTTGGCTCCCAGAGCAGAACCGGCGTTAAAACCGAACCAGCCGAACCACAGCAGACCTGCACCGAGCATCACGAAAGGAATGTTGTGGGGAACGCCAGCGCGTTTGGTGGACTTGAGGCGTGGACCGAGGACCAGAGCAGCAACCAGGGCAGCCACACCGGAGGAGATGTGCACCACGGTGCCACCCGCGAAGTCCAGAGCGCCGAGGTTGAAAAGGTAGCCTTTGGCATCCCAGACGACGTGGGCCAGAGGAGAGTACACCACGAGGCTCCACAGGGCGATGAAGAGCGCAAAAGCACCGAACTTCATGCGGTCCACAACTGCACCGCTGATCAGTGCAGCGGTGATGATGGCGAACATGCCCTGGAACATCACGAAGACGTATTTGGGGATGTAGTGGTCTTTCTCGAAGGTGGCGGCCAGGGAGTTCTGTCCGATGCCGTTCATGCCGAGGTTGGCGAGGGTGCCGACCCAGGGACTCGTGGCATTGTCACCGAAAGCGAGGGTGTACCCGAAGAGCACCCACAGTACGCCAATCACACCCATGGCGATGAAGCTCATCATCATGGTGTTCAGCACGCTCTTGGAGCGGGTCAGACCGCCGTAGAAGAAGGCCAGTCCGGGGGTCATCAGCAGCACCAGGGCGCTGGAAGCCAGCAGCCATGCGGTGTCACCCCGGTCAATCACAGGGTCAGCAGCAAAAGCAACGCCCATCAAGGCGAGAGCGGTGGCCAGGTACTTCTTCATTTCTTACCCCCCAAGGCAGCAGCAGTGGTTTCAGGTTGATTCACAGGCGTGAGGGCGTCCACGTCCTGTTCTCCGGTGCGGATGCGGATCACCCGGTCGAGGGGTTGCACAAAAATCTTGCCATCGCCCACTTCTCCGGTGCGGGCACTCTGCAGGATGGCGTTCACAGCCACATCCACAAAGGGCTCGCTGACGGCGATTTGCAGGTGCACTTTTTCATGGAATTCCATGCGCACCTGGGTGCCCCGGTAGTGCTCGATGATTTCCCGTTCGCCTCCGTGACCACTGACGCGACTGAGACTGATCCCTGTGACGCCCACCTTGAACAGGGCTTCTTTGACGTTGCCCAGTCTTTCCGGTCTGATGATGGCTGTGATGAGTTTCATAGCTGACCTCCCATGCCCGTTAAGGCTCTATGAAAGTAAGGATAGGGTGAAAAATGCATCATGTCAAGAGAATTCTGGCAAGTTGTACAAATAATGCTTCACAAGTCGCAAAATTTTGCATGGTTTTCAACAATACATCCACAGATTCCTGCTTCTCGTCCCAAAATCCAGGAACATGAGGAAGATTAGGTAAAATTTCTGCCAGCCGTGCTGGATTTCTGGCACATCTGGGAACTTTTGGCCGGGTTTTGGCATCTAACCCTTTGAAAGGAGCACAGGCAGAAAAACGACTCCACTCTGGCGTTCTTCCTGTCTGCTGCTCTGGTCCTGAATTCACACAAATTCTGGACCCTGCATCACCCTGCTTCAAATCATTTGCTGGCCCAAAAGGCCGTGATGGCTGGTTTTGTCGCGCTGGGCCGTCAGACCTCTGACCTCAGGATCACCTGCCACGCTCGGGTTCAGAAGGGTTCTTTCAGGGTTCTTTCTGGCCGCACCCTCACACAGGCAAATGAAATTCAGTTTCAGAAAGGAGGTTTGAAAACAAAGCATGCACTTCCAGAAGAAGCATTGCCCGTTCTAGTGCATCTTTGGCCTCCTTTTCAGGGAGGGTAGAACATTCCATCTCCACACAAAAGACCACCCCCAGTTTTTCCGTGGGTGGTCTTTTTCTGAGGTGGTCACATTCCATCAACAAATTTGGCAAAGGACAGCACAGGCTGGAAAACCAGGTCGCAGCAACTGCAAAAAGAACCCTGCACAAAGAAAAAGCTCCAGCATCCAAAAGACGCTGAAGCTGAAAGACCAGAAAAAGGTTAAGCGCCGTACTTCTGCAGCTTCAGGGCATTGGCCATCAGCAGGGGCATCACATCGGTGCCTTTGCGCAGACCCAGGCTGCCTTTACCAGCTTCCTCTTCGGTGTAACGCTGGGCCAGGTCCTTGCGGCCATGGTTGCTCTTGATCAGGAAAGGCACAGGGTGCCAGGAGTGACTGGCCAGTTTGCTGGGGGTGGAGTGGTCTCCCACCAGGGCCACCACATCGGGGTTCAGGGCCAGGATTTTGGGCAGCAGGCTGTCAAACAGTTCAATTTTCTTGACCTTGGCCGCAAAGTTTCCGTCCTCGCCGGTGGAGTCGGTTTTCTTGCAGTGCAGGTAGAAGAAATCGTACTTGTCCCAGTTCTCGGCCAGAACCTGCATTTTCTCTTCCATGGCGTCTTCTTCGCCGGGAACATCCAGCACGTCCATGCCCACCAGACTGGCCAGCCCTTTGTACATGGGGTAGGAAGCAATGCAGGCAGATTTCAGCTGGTACACGTCTTCGTAGCTGGGGAAATGGGGGACATCGCTGTAACCACGGAACAGGGCACCATTGACCTGGGTCTCGTCTTTGAGGGCTTCCTCGGTTTTCGCCACAAAAGCATTCACCAGGGCAGCGGTTTTCTCACTGGCCTGATCGTGGGCCTGAGCCACCAGGGGCTGCACGCCGGTTTCCTGGGGGTCCACATCGCTGACGTTGGCACCCAGAGGGGTTCCATTGGCACGGAACACCACCACAAAACGGTGCTCAGACTCGGTGTAGATCTCCACGGGGGTGCCATCAATTTCGGGAATGGCAGCCTTCAGTTTGGAAACAATTTCAACGTTTTTCTCGTCGGAGGGACGGCCTGCACGGCGGTCTTTCACAATGCGGCCTTCACCCAGGGTGGCGAAGTTGCCCCGCACAGCCACGTCACCAGCGTTGAGTTTCACACCGATGCCCACGGCAGACAGTGCACCACGGCCCACTGTGAAGGTGATGGGGTCATAACCAAACAGACTCAGGTGACCGGGACCACTTCCGGGGGTGATGCCAGCACCGACCAGTTCCACCAGGCCCAATTGGCTGTCTTTGGCCAGAGCGTCCATGTTGGGGGTTTTGGCGGTGGCCAGCTCGGTTTCGCCGTTGGTTTCCAGGGGCAGGCCGCCCACGCCGTCCAGCACAACGAGTACGATTTTGCTTTCGCTTTTCTTGGAGAGGGTACGAATCACTTCTAACATAGCTAACAGTCTATCGGGATGGTGTCAGAGTCACAATAAAGTTTGCCCCG containing:
- the mscL gene encoding large conductance mechanosensitive channel protein MscL produces the protein MAGFKDFIMRGNVVDLAVGVVIGAAFSGVVTSFTNAFINPMIKLATGGVQQGVLKGGKFTFAGVDFLYGDFISVVLTFVITAAVVYYLVVLPMSTLREMQLAKAKAAKPEQPAPPSLTLDQELLREIRDLLLKQQAAENERKHL
- a CDS encoding ammonium transporter; this translates as MKKYLATALALMGVAFAADPVIDRGDTAWLLASSALVLLMTPGLAFFYGGLTRSKSVLNTMMMSFIAMGVIGVLWVLFGYTLAFGDNATSPWVGTLANLGMNGIGQNSLAATFEKDHYIPKYVFVMFQGMFAIITAALISGAVVDRMKFGAFALFIALWSLVVYSPLAHVVWDAKGYLFNLGALDFAGGTVVHISSGVAALVAALVLGPRLKSTKRAGVPHNIPFVMLGAGLLWFGWFGFNAGSALGANGSASLAFITTSTATSAAMLAWLLWEVIRGQKPSAVGAATGSVVGLVAITPAAGFVSPVYAIVIGLVAASISFAVVQLKNKINADDALDVFACHGVGGMVGALLTGAFAFSTGAGKGTLEQVGIQAISILFSIALSGVGTFVILKIIDAIMGLRVAPNKETTGMDLSEHAEEGYSGSDLSYADDDKNPLGAPVILSTSATD
- a CDS encoding P-II family nitrogen regulator — protein: MKLITAIIRPERLGNVKEALFKVGVTGISLSRVSGHGGEREIIEHYRGTQVRMEFHEKVHLQIAVSEPFVDVAVNAILQSARTGEVGDGKIFVQPLDRVIRIRTGEQDVDALTPVNQPETTAAALGGKK
- a CDS encoding 2,3-bisphosphoglycerate-independent phosphoglycerate mutase — encoded protein: MLEVIRTLSKKSESKIVLVVLDGVGGLPLETNGETELATAKTPNMDALAKDSQLGLVELVGAGITPGSGPGHLSLFGYDPITFTVGRGALSAVGIGVKLNAGDVAVRGNFATLGEGRIVKDRRAGRPSDEKNVEIVSKLKAAIPEIDGTPVEIYTESEHRFVVVFRANGTPLGANVSDVDPQETGVQPLVAQAHDQASEKTAALVNAFVAKTEEALKDETQVNGALFRGYSDVPHFPSYEDVYQLKSACIASYPMYKGLASLVGMDVLDVPGEEDAMEEKMQVLAENWDKYDFFYLHCKKTDSTGEDGNFAAKVKKIELFDSLLPKILALNPDVVALVGDHSTPSKLASHSWHPVPFLIKSNHGRKDLAQRYTEEEAGKGSLGLRKGTDVMPLLMANALKLQKYGA